The genomic region CAGATTCACGGCTCATACGGATTTATCAAGGATTTTAAGATCGAACGAATTTATCGGGCTGTCAAGGAAAATGAACTGATCGAGGGCTCAAGCGAGGTTCAGCGGTCCATCATCGCCGGACATCTGATGAATTAGGCCATGAGTCGGGACCAAAAATATATTTCAAGGTAGGCTTGATGTGAAGATTATTGTCTGCATAAAGCAGGTTCCCAGCGCCGCCAATGTACCCATCGATACCCGTACAGGTGCTCTGGTGCGCGAAGGTTGCCCTTCCGATATAAACCGGGCCGATAAGCATGCATTGGAGGAAGCGCTGCTACTCAAGACCAAATACGGTGGAAGCGTGACGGCTATCACCATGGGTCCGCCTCAGGCAGAGGAGTCGCTCCGTGAATCGCTGGCCATGGGCGTGGATGAGGCGATATTGCTGAGCGATCCGGCCTTCGCCGGTGCGGATACGTCGGCCACCGCTTACGTGCTGGCAAGCGCCGTCAGAAAGTGGGGAGATTTCGACCTGATTCTCTGCGGAAAGCAAACCTCCGATGGCGATACCGCCCAGGTCGGGCCGCAACTGGCCGAAGAGCTTCAATTGCCCCAGATCACCTATGCGCGCAAGCTCCAAATCAAAGGAATGACCCTTAAGGCCGAGCGATCGCTATCGGACGGTTATGAAGTGGTTGAAGCGAAGTTGCCGGTTCTGGTGACTGTCACCAAGGAGATCAATACCCCTCGAAAACCGACCATCGGCGACATCTTGGACGCATGCAGGCAACGGGAGGTCACGATTTGGAATGCCGCTGATCTTAATTTGGACAAGAACAAAATCGGTCTTGAGGGCTCACTCACAAAAATGACCCGAGCATTCATACCCCAGCCACGTAAACGGTCGGGAAAGATATATGAAGGTTCGGGGCAAGATGCGGTTCAAAATCTTCTAAAAGACCTTGAAGTCAAGCATCTGATCTAACCAGGAGGAAAAGATGATCTGCAGTGAATATCACGGCGTATGGGTTTTTGCCGAGCAAACAGACGGTCGGTTGAGCACGGTATCCCTGGAGTTGCTGGGAAAAGGGCGCGACTTAGCCAATAGTTTGAACACACAACTCTCGGCGATCTTTCTGGGATCAAGGATCGAAACCATGGCCCATGAATTGATCCATTATGGGGCTGAGAAAGTATATGTTGCCGATGAACCCAACCTGGGTAGCTATACTACAGGTGCCTACACGTCTGTCATTGCCAAGCAGGTTCTGGAGTCCAAACCGGAGATAATGCTCTTCGGGGCCAGCGATATCGGCAGGGATCTGGCCCCCCGGGTAGCCAAACGATTGGGTACCGGTCTCACCGCAGACTGCACGGAGCTGGCTATCGAGAAGGAAAGTGGCTTACTACTGAGCACCAAGCCCGGCTACGGGTCAAGCATGATGTACACTTTTGTCTGTGCCCAATCCAGACCGCAAATGGCCACTGTCAGGCCAAGTGTGATGCAGGCGCTGGAAAAGGACACTAAACGCAAAGGGCAGATAATCCATATCCCTGTAAGGCTGGAAGCAACCGATATGCCGGTCAAGATCGTAAACAGAGTCAAGCAAGCTAGGAAAGGCGCGAAGCTGGAGGAAGCCCGGATCATCGTCGGTGCAGGGATGGGTGTGGGTTCGGCCGAGAAGTTTGCCGTGATCCATCAGCTCGCCGAAGCGTTGGGCGCTGAAGTCGGCGTCACCAAGGATCCGTTAGATGAGGGCTGGATCACCGGGGACTGCATGATCGGACAGACCGGCAAGACTGTTAAACCGGAGCTCTATATCGCCTGCGGTATTTCGGGAGCCATCCAGCACATCTCAGGCATATGGGATTCCGACACCATAGTAGCCATCAACACAGACCCCAGGGCAGATATCTTCGGCATTGCGGATTACGGAATAGTGGGCGATCTGCATGAGGTGCTTCCTATGCTGATCGAGGAGATAAATAAGCGACGGCGCGTATAACTCGAACTTATTGTAGACAACTACCGTCACGTTACACCCGGGTCCTTCTAGAAGCCACTGCCAATCGCTCCGATGTCCTGCTACATCCAATCGCGATAGAGCGTCCCTTCAAGACTTTCATTAGCAAAAACAAAAAAGGCCCCCTTAAGATTTCTCTTTAGAGAGCCTTTTTGGCCTCAAAACTTGGTAGCGGGGGTTGGATTCGAACCAACGACCTTCGGGTTATGAGCCCGACGAGCTTCCACTGCTCCACCCCGCGATGGATAAAGTTTTTGCTTATTACTGCGCAAAAGCCCTCGACCGATTAGTACGGCTTAGCTGAACGGATTACTCCGCTTACACACGCCGCCTATCAAGCAGCTAGTCTCGCTACGGTCTTACCTGGTTACCCAGTGGGAGATCTCATCTTGAGGTTGGCTTCGCACTTGAGATGCTTTCAGCGCTTATCCAAACCAGACTTAGCTACCCAGCTATGCCCCTGGCGGGACAACTGGCAAACCAGAGGTCTGTCCCTCCTGGTCCTCTCGTACTAAGGAGAGCTCCTCTCAAATCTCCTGCGCCCACGACGGATAGAGACCGACCTGTCTCACGACGGTCTGAACCCAGCTCGCGTACCACTTTAATGGGCGAACAGACCAACCCTTGGGGCCTTCTCCAGCCCCAGGATGTGACGAGCCGACATCGAGGTGCCAAACGGTGCCGTCGATGTGAACTCTTGGGCACCATCAGCCTGTTATCCCCGGGGTAGCTTTTATCCGTTAAGCCACGGCCTTTCCACGCAGCACCGTGGGATCACTTTGCCCTACTTTCGTACCTGTTCGACTTGTAGGTCTCGCAGTCAAGCTCCCTTATACCAATGCGCTCTGCAGGTGATTTCCATCCACCTTGAGGGAACCATTGGGCGCCTCCGTTACCTTTTAGGAGGCGACCGCCCCAGTCAAACTACCCACCTGGCACTGTCTCCTTGCTTGTTCAAAGGTTAGAATCGAAACTTAACAAGAGTGGTATTTCACCGTTGGCTCCGCCCCAACTGGCGCCAGGGCTTCTCAGCCTCCCACCTATCCTACACATGCTAAGACTCAATCCAATGCCAAGCTATAGTAAAGCTCCACGGGGTCTTTTTGTCCAGTCGCGGGTAGCCCGTATCTTCACGGGCCCTTCAATTTCGCCGAGTTCCTCGTTGAGACAGCGCCCAAGTCGTTACGCCATTCGTGCAGGTCAGAACTTACCTGACAAGGGACTTCGCTACCTTAGGACCGTTATAGTTACGGCCGTCGCTAACCGGGGCTTAAGTTCAGAGCTTCGGACCGAAATCCTAACCCCTCCCCTTAACCTTCCGGCGCTGGACAGGCGTCAGCCTCTATACATCAGCTTACGCTTTAGCAGAGACCTGTGTTTTTGTTAAACAGTCGCTTGGGCCTTCTCATTGTAACCCCCATGCGCTCCGTAAGTAAATTCCTTCACGCCCAGGGGCACCCCTTCTCCCGAAGTTACGGGGTTAGATTGCCGAGTTCCTTAACGAGGATTCTCTCGAACACCTTAGGGTTCTTACCCTAGCCTACCAGAGTCGGTTTGCGGTACGGGCGCTCGCCTTCAAACAACGAGGTTTTTCTAGACAGTGTAGGTTCAGCTGAATCGCCTTGGGTTGCCCCGCAACTTCCCCCTCTCCTCAGCTTAAGCAAGGGGGGATTTTCCTCCCCTCGCACCTACGATCGGAGACGCACCATGTCCAATGGGCACGCTCAACCTACCTTCCTGTACTCCCCGAGGTTTAACGAAAACGGGCGGTGCTGGAATATTAACCAGCTGTCCATCGCCTACGCCTTTCGGCCTCGGCTTAGGCCCGACTAACCCTACGCGGATCAACCTTGCGTAGGAAACCTTAGGCTTTCGGTGGGCGTGTTTCTTACACGCCTTACGCTACTCATGCCGACATTCTCACTTCCCTCCGCTCCACCCTGACTCACGTCACAGCTTCAACGCTGAAGGGAACGCTCCCCTACCGCTCGATAAATCGAGCTCATAGCTTCGGTGACAGGCTTTAGCCCCGTTGGATCTTCGGCGCGGCGCCACTCGACCAGTGAGCTATTACGCACTCTTTAAAGGGTGGCTGCTTCTAAGCCAACCTCCTGGCTGTTTGGGCAACCCCACATCCTTTCCCACTTAGCCTGTACTTAGGGACCTTAGCTGATGATCTGGGCTGTTTCCCTCTCGACGATGGAGCTTATCCCCCACCGTCTCACTCCCGAGCTAAAATGCTTCGCCATTCGCAGTTTGGTTGAGTTTGGTAAGCTTCTCGCCCCCTAGCTCATCCAGAGCTCTACCTGCGAAGCTCATACTCGAGGCTGCACCTCAATGCATTTCGGGGAGAACCAGCTAGCTCCGGGTTCGTTTGGCATTTCACCTCTAACCACAGCTCATCCCACAATTTTGCCACATTGACGGGTTCGAGCCTCCATTTCGATATTATCGAAACTTCACTCTGGCCATGGTTAGCTCACCCGGATTCGGGTCTAATCCATGCAACTAAATTCGCCCTATTCGGACTCGCTTTCGCTACGGCTCCGCAAGTCAACTTGCTTAACCTTGCTACATAGATTAACTCGCCGGCTCATTCTTCAATAGGCACGCCATCAGGCCGCCCGAAGGCAACCCTCTGACTGTTTGTAGGCACGCGGTTTCAGGTCTATTTCACTCCCCTCCCGGGGTTCTTTTCACCTTTCCCTCACGGTACTGGTTCACTATCGGTCGCCAAGAGTATTTAGCCTTGGAGAGTGGTCTCCCCAGATTCCCACAAGATTTCACGTGTCCCGTGGTACTCAGGTACCCCCCACGCCGCTGTTCGGTTTCGCATACGGGACTCTCACCCTCTACGGTCAGGCATTCCAGCCTATTCTACTACCTAATCACGGATCGATCACGGAGGCCCTACAACCCCGAACAGCCTTAGCCATCCGGTTTAGGCTCTTCCCATTTCGCTCGCCGCTACTTTGGGAATCTCTTTTGATTTCTTTTCCTCGGGGTACTAAGATGTTTCAGTTCCCCCGGTTCCCTCTACCTAGTCTATGTGTTCAACTAGGAGTATCCAGGTTTTGCCTGGATGAGTTGCCTCATTCGGGTATCCCCGGTTTAAGCTTACTTGGCAGCTAACCGAGGCTTATCGCAGCCTAGCCACGCCCTTCATCGGCTCTTGGCACCAAGGCATCCACCGCGCGCCCTTAGTAGCTTTTGCACAGTAACAAGCCAAAAACTCTATTCACTTTTTAAGGTGCGTTTAAGACAAAAAAAACGGCCCGATGTCCTCAGGGCCGCCAGATGGCCTACATCAGACTTTTTGCAATTACCAGGGTGACCTTTTTTCTCTTCTGATTTGACTATCCCCCTTCGAACCGGATAACAAATCTTCTTAAGCGGATAGATGTTATCATATCAACACTATGTTGTCAACCTCAATCTGAGGATTCTTCCAGGCTATTTGCTCTGCTATCGAGAGGGGTCCTCTCAAAGAATAAAACTTCTCCACCACAAGATGCCCCCTAGGGCTGCTCGAATTCTCGTATAGGAGCTGTCTCAAAGCACAACTCAACTGTAACTCGGAGTATACCATCGATCCTGGACAATAGACATTCATAAACAATCGAACAAACCAAGCCTTAGTAATTTCTAATTTCTCCCAAGCCTCTGCCGTTAAAATGATCGCGGATGTAGACGAAAGAGTGCTCATAAGATGGCTGCAACCAGCACTCCACAGAAGTGCTCCGTCTGTAGCCGTAAACTCGATCAGGTCTTTCCCCACGTATCCCCAGGCTCTTTGGTTGGCCTGTCTATCTCAATCCCCAGAGATTTTTTGAGGATAAACCCGCCTACCTTACAGACCGCCTTGTCGAGCCACCTTTCAATGAAGTTCGGCTTTTTGGTCAAAAGTGGGGAGGTGTAGACATAAGACGCTTCGCTGTCCGTTGACGAATCATAACGTCGCTCAGTTCCATTCGATTTGCCGAAGAATTGGAAGCGGAAATCACGGCCCCCGAAGAAAACGCGATTTCGGAAATTCGCATCGAATCTGAGCCCGGCCTGAGCGAACATCCGGTTTATCTCGTCAAAGATGTTTTCGTTAGAAAAGGCTTCCTTGAAGATGTCATCCTGAGTGTACCTGAAGTCATGGGAACCCCGTCTGGAGCCGATACCAGCGAACTGGCTGTTCCGATAGGCATCGTATTCGCTCTTTCTTGCCTCATGGCCCAAAATGCCGTATGCCTCATTAATTAGCTTGAATTTTTCCTCGGCCAAGCTTTCATTCCCGGGATTTTTATCCGGATGATATTCAAATGCCAATTTTCTGAAGGCGCTTTTGATCTCCGGCATACTTGCACTCGCCGGGACACCGAGAATATCATAATAATCTTTCATCGTGCACTTCGTTTTAAAGTAAACCTATCCATTCAATTAGGCATCAAACTGCTTTGATCATATCACAGGGGTTAAAGGCTGCCAACTGGATTGAGGCATGGTTTCAATCTAATTAAGACCAAAAAGGAGTCACGCGCCGGGGAAATATAACTGGCCGCATACGTAAATTACAGAGTTTTTCAACTTCTCTGGAGGCTCTTACAAAAAGACCTTAACCTCTGGATAGTGGAAGGAAGTTATAGTTTGAACAAACCGAAGGGTTTCCCCTTCGACCGACCTGGAAATCGAGAAGCAAGCCTCTCAAACTCCCTAGAAAGGAGGTGATCCAGCCACACCTT from Dehalococcoidia bacterium harbors:
- a CDS encoding electron transfer flavoprotein subunit beta/FixA family protein, encoding MKIIVCIKQVPSAANVPIDTRTGALVREGCPSDINRADKHALEEALLLKTKYGGSVTAITMGPPQAEESLRESLAMGVDEAILLSDPAFAGADTSATAYVLASAVRKWGDFDLILCGKQTSDGDTAQVGPQLAEELQLPQITYARKLQIKGMTLKAERSLSDGYEVVEAKLPVLVTVTKEINTPRKPTIGDILDACRQREVTIWNAADLNLDKNKIGLEGSLTKMTRAFIPQPRKRSGKIYEGSGQDAVQNLLKDLEVKHLI
- a CDS encoding electron transfer flavoprotein subunit alpha/FixB family protein codes for the protein MICSEYHGVWVFAEQTDGRLSTVSLELLGKGRDLANSLNTQLSAIFLGSRIETMAHELIHYGAEKVYVADEPNLGSYTTGAYTSVIAKQVLESKPEIMLFGASDIGRDLAPRVAKRLGTGLTADCTELAIEKESGLLLSTKPGYGSSMMYTFVCAQSRPQMATVRPSVMQALEKDTKRKGQIIHIPVRLEATDMPVKIVNRVKQARKGAKLEEARIIVGAGMGVGSAEKFAVIHQLAEALGAEVGVTKDPLDEGWITGDCMIGQTGKTVKPELYIACGISGAIQHISGIWDSDTIVAINTDPRADIFGIADYGIVGDLHEVLPMLIEEINKRRRV
- a CDS encoding DnaJ domain-containing protein, with amino-acid sequence MKDYYDILGVPASASMPEIKSAFRKLAFEYHPDKNPGNESLAEEKFKLINEAYGILGHEARKSEYDAYRNSQFAGIGSRRGSHDFRYTQDDIFKEAFSNENIFDEINRMFAQAGLRFDANFRNRVFFGGRDFRFQFFGKSNGTERRYDSSTDSEASYVYTSPLLTKKPNFIERWLDKAVCKVGGFILKKSLGIEIDRPTKEPGDTWGKT